In Chryseobacterium turcicum, a single window of DNA contains:
- a CDS encoding S1/P1 nuclease, with protein MKSIYSKILLLAFVASSVYSYAWGLTGHRVIAEIAENHLSGKAKREMKKMLGQERMAYWANWPDFIKSDTTGAWKQASAWHYVNIDPQTDFTAFEKDLKAQAGANLYSQIKVLSSQIKDVKTSEKDRKIALIFLIHMMGDLAQPMHTGRSGDLGGNKINVTYFGDKTNLHSVWDGKLVDSQKYSYTEYAKLLDIKSKDEVKQIQSGTLENWLYDSHQIANKIYAQTPDGSKLSYDYQYKFNDTMERQLLYGGLRLAKLLNDLF; from the coding sequence ATGAAAAGTATTTATTCTAAAATTTTGCTTTTAGCATTCGTAGCGAGCTCGGTTTATTCTTATGCATGGGGATTAACGGGTCACAGAGTGATTGCTGAGATTGCAGAAAACCATCTTTCGGGAAAGGCAAAGAGAGAAATGAAAAAAATGTTGGGGCAAGAAAGAATGGCGTATTGGGCAAACTGGCCAGATTTTATTAAATCTGATACTACAGGTGCCTGGAAACAGGCTTCAGCTTGGCATTATGTAAACATTGATCCACAAACCGATTTTACAGCATTTGAAAAAGATTTGAAAGCTCAGGCAGGAGCTAATCTTTATTCGCAGATTAAAGTATTATCTAGTCAGATTAAAGATGTAAAAACTTCTGAAAAAGATAGAAAAATTGCTTTAATTTTCCTGATTCACATGATGGGAGATTTAGCACAACCAATGCACACCGGAAGGTCTGGAGATTTGGGTGGAAATAAAATTAACGTTACTTATTTTGGAGATAAAACAAATCTTCACTCAGTTTGGGACGGAAAATTAGTAGATTCACAAAAATACAGCTATACCGAATATGCCAAACTTTTAGATATTAAATCTAAAGACGAAGTAAAGCAAATACAATCTGGAACATTAGAAAACTGGTTGTATGATTCTCATCAGATTGCCAATAAAATCTATGCGCAAACTCCGGACGGGTCTAAATTATCTTATGACTATCAGTATAAGTTTAATGATACAATGGAAAGACAGCTTCTTTACGGAGGTTTAAGATTGGCGAAATTGTTGAATGATTTATTCTAA
- a CDS encoding type VI secretion system baseplate subunit TssG — MYDNSTIDMHYNKLQTDFKAEAVAVNLLKYHKSVSNIFIDRIGINDRAYLKDIKSISSHYLGFDEEVLNIKTYREGIYDYLPEGIFHPPSLNTSRKNVESVVKEIRKQKRVEDDARKFFRPFELEIFFTEISALLKEYDFDLASETDSLLDIFSELWPIIKMLDKQNAYIFLHVLPFFHNIRGDKKWFERCMTAFLKVPVEITFTPNEIDRMKEDDSSILLGNSRLGVTYIASGKHMDGERNWIVNIGPIPYDEMKNYIPGHPFRKVLQALYDYCLPVSVDIEENFITEKKDYSFVLEDNQRNANRLGYSTFL; from the coding sequence ATGTACGACAACAGCACGATAGATATGCATTACAACAAGCTGCAAACAGACTTTAAAGCTGAAGCAGTAGCTGTAAATCTCCTAAAATATCACAAATCTGTAAGCAATATTTTTATTGACCGAATAGGAATAAACGACAGAGCTTATCTAAAAGATATTAAAAGTATTTCGAGTCATTACTTAGGTTTTGACGAGGAAGTTCTTAATATTAAAACGTATCGCGAAGGAATATACGATTATCTTCCTGAGGGTATTTTTCATCCGCCATCACTCAATACTTCACGAAAAAATGTAGAAAGCGTTGTAAAAGAAATCCGTAAACAAAAAAGGGTAGAAGACGATGCTCGAAAATTCTTCAGACCGTTTGAGCTTGAGATTTTTTTTACAGAAATAAGCGCCTTGCTGAAAGAGTATGATTTTGATTTGGCAAGTGAAACAGATTCACTACTCGATATTTTCAGTGAACTTTGGCCGATTATTAAAATGCTCGATAAGCAGAATGCTTATATTTTTCTTCATGTCTTACCTTTTTTTCATAACATCAGAGGTGACAAAAAATGGTTTGAACGTTGTATGACCGCTTTCTTAAAAGTTCCTGTAGAAATTACTTTTACACCCAACGAAATAGACAGGATGAAAGAAGATGATTCTTCTATTCTTTTAGGAAATTCAAGACTGGGAGTAACCTATATTGCCAGCGGGAAACATATGGATGGTGAAAGAAACTGGATTGTAAATATAGGCCCGATTCCTTACGACGAGATGAAAAATTATATTCCGGGGCATCCTTTCAGAAAAGTTTTGCAGGCTTTGTATGATTATTGCCTTCCTGTTTCTGTAGATATTGAAGAAAATTTTATTACAGAAAAAAAAGACTATTCTTTTGTGTTAGAAGACAATCAAAGAAATGCAAACAGACTCGGTTATTCTACTTTTCTGTGA
- a CDS encoding TssN family type VI secretion system protein codes for MEVSSVKGIFFRYILVPLIAVIMMVVLGFIRKSQPAIKIKVIIIYVLLCSLCLALPGFFGFAGNSFNPYWYLISQIIYLIFGIIHVNLMHNFFRKHFNSQTKSILFESVLSVTCALVGAYLFVLIFEWISKGAGYPVMSATSVLIFFVPMVFYYCYIMLISIPVDIYKTWKYSPDQKPPDFDGADFDRLMVLNVELSKNLEDANRFRIKAKTLPTGVTFGDWFFRVVDDYNHKNPKSVIHLTDEQRESYYWIFYTKKSFFSFRKYIDFDQDITTNTISENEVVICKRVIQHEEEGKK; via the coding sequence ATGGAAGTTTCTTCAGTAAAAGGTATATTTTTCAGGTATATTTTGGTGCCGCTTATAGCGGTTATCATGATGGTTGTTTTAGGATTCATCAGGAAAAGCCAGCCTGCTATAAAAATAAAAGTCATCATTATTTATGTGCTTTTATGTAGTCTGTGTCTTGCATTACCAGGTTTTTTCGGTTTTGCAGGTAATTCATTTAATCCGTATTGGTATTTAATTTCACAGATAATTTATCTTATTTTCGGGATTATTCATGTGAATTTAATGCATAATTTTTTCAGAAAGCATTTTAATTCTCAAACAAAAAGCATTCTTTTCGAATCTGTATTATCGGTAACCTGTGCTCTTGTGGGAGCTTATCTTTTTGTATTAATTTTCGAATGGATTAGCAAAGGAGCAGGATATCCTGTAATGTCTGCAACCAGTGTCTTGATATTCTTTGTACCAATGGTTTTTTACTATTGTTATATCATGTTAATCAGTATTCCGGTAGATATTTATAAAACATGGAAATATTCTCCCGATCAGAAACCACCTGATTTTGACGGCGCAGACTTTGACCGTTTAATGGTTTTAAATGTTGAATTGAGTAAAAATCTAGAAGATGCCAACAGATTCAGAATTAAAGCAAAAACTTTACCGACCGGCGTAACTTTTGGAGACTGGTTTTTCCGTGTAGTTGATGATTACAACCATAAAAACCCAAAATCTGTCATTCATTTAACAGACGAACAAAGAGAATCTTATTACTGGATATTTTATACTAAAAAATCATTTTTCAGTTTTAGAAAATACATCGATTTCGATCAGGATATTACCACGAATACGATTTCTGAAAATGAAGTTGTCATCTGTAAAAGAGTTATTCAGCACGAAGAAGAAGGAAAAAAATAA
- a CDS encoding aminotransferase class V-fold PLP-dependent enzyme, producing the protein MNTDKIREEIRGLSDDKLFFNNAGSSLMPNIVVDSMIDYLQQEEQFGGYEVANRNAKLLENFYTETAKLINCKPSNIAFMTSATEAFSKALSSIIFKEGDVVITTADDYISNQITFISLQKRLNVKIIRIKKLEDNELDLEDLENLIQQHQPKLVAVTHIPTNSGLIQDIEAVGKICRQYDILYLADCCQSVGQMVVDVEKIGCDFLTATGRKFMRGPRGSGFLYVSDRVLEKKYAPVLLDMRGAHWSEYNNYELFKTAKRFEHWEVSYAAVLGMMEAVKYANNVGLNNIENYNRKLAETLRINLKNSGFKVLDIGNNLCSIVTFCGPDNDLENIQKVLRENNVFFSASYKHSALIDFTDKKVDGAVRLSPHYFNTLGEIEKVSDILKKSLK; encoded by the coding sequence ATGAATACAGATAAAATAAGAGAGGAAATAAGAGGTCTGTCAGACGATAAATTATTCTTTAATAATGCAGGTTCTTCATTAATGCCCAATATCGTAGTTGATTCTATGATTGATTATCTGCAACAAGAAGAACAGTTTGGAGGATACGAAGTTGCGAACAGAAATGCAAAATTGCTTGAAAATTTCTATACTGAAACCGCAAAGCTCATTAACTGCAAACCTTCAAATATTGCTTTTATGACAAGTGCGACTGAAGCATTTTCGAAAGCACTATCGAGCATTATTTTCAAAGAAGGAGATGTTGTTATCACTACAGCAGACGATTATATTTCTAATCAGATTACATTTATTTCGCTTCAGAAAAGATTAAATGTAAAAATAATTCGTATCAAAAAACTTGAAGATAACGAATTGGATTTAGAAGACCTTGAAAATTTAATTCAACAACATCAACCGAAATTGGTTGCTGTTACTCATATTCCGACCAATTCAGGATTGATTCAGGATATTGAGGCGGTAGGAAAAATATGTCGTCAGTATGATATTTTATATTTGGCAGATTGTTGTCAATCGGTTGGGCAAATGGTCGTGGATGTTGAAAAAATAGGTTGTGATTTTTTGACTGCAACAGGAAGAAAGTTCATGAGAGGACCACGAGGAAGTGGCTTTTTATATGTTTCAGACAGAGTTTTAGAAAAAAAGTATGCACCGGTTTTATTAGATATGAGAGGCGCACACTGGTCGGAATATAATAATTATGAACTATTTAAAACCGCCAAAAGATTTGAACATTGGGAAGTTTCTTACGCCGCTGTTTTAGGAATGATGGAAGCTGTAAAATATGCCAACAATGTAGGGCTTAATAATATTGAAAATTACAATAGAAAATTAGCCGAAACACTCAGGATAAATCTTAAAAACAGCGGTTTCAAAGTTTTAGATATTGGAAATAATCTATGTAGTATCGTCACTTTCTGTGGTCCTGATAATGATTTAGAAAATATTCAAAAAGTTTTGAGAGAAAATAATGTTTTCTTCTCAGCAAGTTACAAACATTCGGCATTGATTGATTTTACCGATAAAAAAGTTGACGGAGCTGTAAGACTTTCACCCCATTATTTTAATACTTTAGGTGAGATTGAAAAAGTTTCGGATATTTTGAAAAAAAGTTTGAAATAG
- a CDS encoding S9 family peptidase — protein MKIKLTICLLAFLNFYEAQENITYQKPSAEILKLADYDRPPSVLTNSKKDWVIFVYRPTYKTLDDLNQQEMKLGGLRINPITNISSTATYSNNLKVRKMNDKTEVQVKNLPANPKITNTAFSPDEKKLAFTHTTDSGVELWIVDLETATAKKITKDNLNANLGNPYSWMKDSQSFLIKVLPGNRAKLTDSSKDLPTGPIVSTADGKVSQNRTYQDLLKNPQDERNFEILTASELYNVDLNGGLKKIKDQDLFAGVSYSPDGNYLMLTTIKKPFSYIVPLNRFPMTTTVYDAKGNTVKVVNEVPLNEIMPKGFSSVRTGKRDMGWRADQPATLVYAEALDGGDQSKTVDFRDEVFNWEAPFTAQPKSFFKTKQRYGGVSWTNNHYAIVGESWYDTRNTKSYLVDLNTGKSEVIEDRNYQDVYSDPGSFNTTKNDFGRYVIDIKGEKSYLIGDGFTKDGQHPFIDEMDMKSLKKKRLYTSNLKNAKEEIIDIIDPKKGEVLTIQQSASQYPNYFKKNIKSNKTEAVTNFANPFESIKDVYKEVITYKRNDGVTLTGTLYLPANYDRKAKKDKLPLLIWAYPTEYKDKNTAGQNTQNPNDFTFPYYGSFVYWTAKGYAVLDDAAFPIIGEGKTEPNDTFIPQLVANGKAAIDAVDQLGYIDRTKVAVGGHSYGAFMTANLLTHSKDYACGIARSGAYNRTLTPFGFQSEQRNYWDVPEIYNTMSPFMNADKMKTPMLLVHGDADNNPGTFTLQTERYFQALKNLGAPVKMVLLPKESHGYAAKENILHLLWEQDQFLEKCLKK, from the coding sequence ATGAAGATCAAATTGACCATCTGTCTTCTTGCGTTTCTTAATTTCTATGAAGCTCAAGAAAATATCACGTATCAGAAGCCGTCTGCAGAGATTTTAAAGCTTGCAGATTACGACCGACCGCCAAGTGTTTTAACCAATTCAAAAAAAGACTGGGTTATTTTTGTGTATCGACCAACCTATAAAACGTTAGATGATCTCAATCAGCAGGAAATGAAATTGGGAGGATTAAGAATCAATCCTATAACCAATATTTCGAGTACTGCAACCTACTCTAACAATCTGAAAGTGCGTAAAATGAATGATAAAACGGAGGTTCAGGTTAAAAACTTACCTGCAAATCCGAAAATCACTAATACCGCATTTTCTCCGGATGAGAAAAAATTAGCCTTCACTCATACTACAGATAGTGGAGTTGAGCTTTGGATTGTTGATCTTGAAACGGCAACCGCAAAAAAAATAACCAAAGATAACCTGAATGCCAATTTAGGAAATCCTTACAGTTGGATGAAAGATTCTCAAAGCTTTCTGATTAAAGTGCTTCCGGGAAACAGAGCTAAACTAACAGATTCTTCGAAAGATCTGCCAACTGGACCAATTGTTTCAACTGCCGATGGAAAAGTTTCTCAAAACAGAACGTATCAAGATTTACTTAAAAATCCTCAGGATGAAAGAAATTTTGAAATCCTTACTGCTTCTGAGTTGTATAACGTAGATTTAAATGGTGGTTTAAAAAAGATAAAAGATCAGGATTTATTTGCCGGAGTAAGCTATTCTCCCGATGGAAATTACCTGATGCTGACAACGATTAAAAAACCTTTTTCTTACATCGTTCCGCTAAACAGATTTCCAATGACCACAACCGTTTACGACGCAAAAGGAAATACTGTAAAAGTGGTGAATGAAGTTCCTCTAAATGAAATTATGCCGAAAGGTTTTTCATCTGTAAGAACGGGAAAAAGAGATATGGGTTGGAGAGCCGATCAACCTGCAACTTTGGTTTACGCTGAAGCTTTGGATGGTGGTGACCAATCTAAAACGGTTGATTTCAGAGATGAAGTTTTCAATTGGGAAGCTCCGTTTACTGCTCAGCCAAAATCTTTCTTTAAAACAAAACAAAGATACGGCGGCGTAAGCTGGACCAACAATCATTACGCTATTGTTGGTGAAAGCTGGTACGATACCAGAAATACAAAATCTTACTTAGTTGATTTAAACACAGGCAAATCTGAAGTAATAGAAGATAGGAATTACCAGGATGTCTACAGTGATCCCGGAAGTTTTAATACCACAAAAAATGATTTCGGAAGATATGTCATCGATATTAAAGGTGAAAAATCTTACCTGATTGGTGATGGATTTACAAAAGACGGTCAACATCCTTTCATCGATGAAATGGATATGAAATCTTTAAAAAAGAAAAGACTCTACACTTCAAATCTTAAAAATGCCAAAGAAGAAATTATCGATATTATTGATCCTAAAAAAGGAGAGGTATTGACGATTCAGCAGTCAGCAAGTCAATATCCGAATTATTTTAAGAAAAATATTAAATCTAATAAAACAGAAGCGGTAACCAATTTTGCCAATCCGTTTGAAAGCATTAAAGATGTTTACAAAGAAGTAATTACCTACAAAAGAAACGACGGAGTTACTCTAACAGGAACACTTTATTTGCCAGCAAACTACGATAGAAAAGCTAAAAAAGATAAACTTCCTCTATTAATTTGGGCATATCCTACAGAATATAAAGACAAAAATACAGCAGGACAAAATACTCAAAATCCGAACGATTTTACGTTCCCATATTACGGTTCTTTTGTGTATTGGACGGCGAAAGGATATGCAGTTCTTGATGATGCAGCATTCCCAATTATCGGGGAAGGAAAAACAGAGCCGAATGACACTTTTATTCCTCAATTGGTTGCTAATGGAAAAGCTGCGATTGATGCGGTAGATCAGTTAGGATACATTGATAGAACAAAAGTGGCTGTGGGAGGGCATTCTTACGGAGCATTTATGACCGCGAATCTTTTGACACATTCTAAAGATTATGCGTGCGGAATTGCAAGAAGTGGAGCATACAACAGAACGTTGACGCCTTTTGGTTTCCAGAGTGAGCAGAGAAATTACTGGGATGTTCCGGAAATTTACAACACGATGTCTCCATTTATGAATGCCGATAAAATGAAAACGCCTATGTTATTGGTTCATGGTGATGCCGACAATAATCCGGGAACGTTTACTTTGCAAACCGAAAGATATTTCCAGGCTTTGAAAAATCTCGGAGCTCCTGTGAAAATGGTTCTTCTTCCAAAAGAATCTCACGGCTATGCTGCCAAAGAAAATATTCTGCATTTGCTTTGGGAACAAGATCAGTTTTTGGAGAAATGTTTGAAGAAATAA
- a CDS encoding Crp/Fnr family transcriptional regulator, protein MLRTNQPFLNYLEILFHSQEHKGNIILESFEKDEKLLTQGEVSDKIMLIKSGITKCFFTEENKEEYIVEFLGKGEILGEIEMMKNVPCICSIEAITEVTVFTITIPYFQSLIKSDLNLNNLLLDVFAERIANTSNRSSYQQLHATEHTLSQLLELKAKEMKISKEDMASYLGTTVKSLTKAIKDYEKKKTV, encoded by the coding sequence ATGTTAAGAACGAACCAACCATTTCTAAATTATCTTGAGATACTTTTCCATAGCCAGGAACATAAAGGAAATATTATTTTAGAATCCTTCGAAAAAGACGAAAAACTATTAACACAAGGCGAAGTTTCCGACAAAATAATGCTCATTAAAAGCGGAATTACCAAATGCTTTTTTACAGAAGAAAACAAAGAGGAATACATTGTTGAGTTTTTAGGAAAAGGAGAAATTCTTGGGGAAATAGAGATGATGAAGAATGTTCCTTGCATTTGCAGCATTGAAGCGATTACCGAAGTTACGGTATTTACCATAACGATTCCGTATTTCCAGTCGTTGATTAAAAGTGATCTTAATTTAAACAATTTGCTGCTCGATGTTTTTGCAGAACGTATTGCAAACACTTCAAACCGATCATCTTATCAGCAACTTCACGCTACAGAACATACGCTGTCTCAACTTCTCGAATTAAAAGCTAAAGAAATGAAAATTTCAAAAGAAGATATGGCTTCCTATTTGGGAACAACCGTAAAAAGTCTTACCAAAGCCATAAAAGATTATGAAAAGAAAAAGACAGTGTAA
- a CDS encoding GNAT family N-acetyltransferase — MENIVIEKIKIDDTEKLQRIAKKTFFETFSPYNTAENMEKYLNEKFSEEKLLSELKNKNSEFFFAIYLGDVVGYLKVNSGDAQTELQDKNALEIERIYVSKDFHGKKVGQILYDKALYIAQSKNLQYVWLGVWEENHRAVQFYKKNGFVEFDKHIFKFGDEEQTDLMMRKEL; from the coding sequence ATGGAAAATATAGTCATTGAAAAAATTAAAATCGACGATACTGAAAAGCTTCAGCGCATCGCTAAAAAGACTTTTTTCGAAACCTTTTCGCCTTATAATACTGCAGAAAATATGGAAAAGTATCTGAATGAAAAGTTTTCTGAAGAAAAATTGCTATCAGAACTTAAAAATAAAAATTCTGAATTTTTCTTTGCTATCTATCTTGGTGATGTTGTCGGCTATTTGAAAGTCAACTCAGGAGATGCACAAACTGAATTACAAGATAAAAATGCTCTTGAAATTGAAAGGATTTATGTTTCAAAAGATTTTCACGGCAAAAAAGTTGGACAGATTTTATACGACAAAGCATTGTATATTGCACAAAGCAAAAACTTACAATACGTTTGGCTAGGCGTTTGGGAAGAAAATCACAGAGCCGTTCAATTTTATAAAAAGAATGGTTTTGTAGAATTTGATAAGCATATTTTTAAATTTGGTGACGAAGAGCAGACGGATTTGATGATGAGAAAGGAGTTGTAA
- a CDS encoding GNAT family N-acetyltransferase produces MKTILETNRLLLREFDISDAENFYELNLNPNVIKYTGNSAFKDIDEAKLFLENYSDYQRNGFGRWSVIDKSTQQFIGWCGLKYDEDLNETDIGFRFFEHFWNQGFATESAKACIDYGFEKLNLKTIVGRAMKENTASIKVLEKIGLQYEKGFDFDEQEGVIYTIKNKMIK; encoded by the coding sequence ATGAAAACAATACTAGAAACCAACCGTCTTTTACTTCGAGAATTTGACATCAGCGATGCAGAAAATTTTTATGAATTAAATTTAAATCCAAATGTTATAAAATATACTGGAAACTCTGCGTTTAAAGATATTGATGAAGCTAAACTTTTTTTGGAAAACTATTCAGATTATCAAAGAAATGGTTTTGGAAGATGGTCAGTTATCGATAAATCAACTCAACAATTTATAGGTTGGTGCGGATTAAAGTATGATGAAGATTTAAATGAAACTGACATTGGTTTTCGGTTTTTTGAACATTTCTGGAATCAAGGATTTGCTACCGAAAGCGCAAAAGCCTGCATCGATTATGGTTTTGAAAAATTAAATTTAAAAACAATTGTAGGAAGAGCAATGAAAGAAAATACAGCATCTATAAAAGTTTTAGAAAAAATAGGACTTCAATATGAAAAAGGCTTCGATTTTGATGAGCAAGAAGGTGTGATTTATACAATTAAAAATAAAATGATAAAATAA
- a CDS encoding MATE family efflux transporter, with translation MSFLNKNYTKEALTLALPVMLTQVGQVSVNLFDNIIVGQLLGADALASVSLGNAVFFSMFVLALGFSFAIPPLVSEAHSKNDHKTINSVFSHGFVINMTVGIILMLILFLGLPLLYHSGQPAKIIPDTVDFLWIMAISIVPFMAFQTLREVSEGLSYTIGVTKATIIANVINIVLNYVLIQGIWIFPEMGVKGSALASLIARVFMVVFLYFVLMKEPKTRQYLKAFSLKIQVFSKKMFEKMVRLGFPTALQMFFEVTAFAGAAFICGLISSHDIASHQIALSMASFTFNLCIGFSVASTVMIGRKLGEQNFVELRKIGINNLKIAFLFMCFCGVIFILGRNILPTFFTKPEEVEVIMLASKLMIIAALFQLSDGIQVTALGMLRGLQDVKIPSIITFIAYWLITIPLGYFLCVTMEMGAFGMWIALGLGLTISAIMLVKRFLNMSARRIKGNKI, from the coding sequence ATGAGTTTTTTAAATAAAAATTACACGAAAGAAGCCTTAACGCTGGCTCTTCCGGTAATGCTTACGCAAGTAGGACAGGTGTCTGTCAACCTCTTTGATAATATCATTGTAGGACAACTTTTGGGTGCAGATGCGTTGGCATCGGTTTCTTTGGGAAATGCTGTATTTTTCTCAATGTTTGTTTTGGCGCTGGGTTTTTCTTTTGCCATCCCACCACTGGTTTCTGAGGCACACTCTAAAAATGACCACAAAACAATTAATTCAGTTTTCAGTCACGGTTTTGTCATCAACATGACGGTAGGTATTATTCTGATGCTTATCTTGTTTTTAGGATTACCGCTACTCTATCATTCTGGTCAGCCGGCAAAAATTATTCCTGATACGGTAGATTTTTTATGGATTATGGCCATCAGTATTGTTCCGTTTATGGCGTTTCAGACTCTGAGAGAGGTTTCTGAAGGTTTGTCATATACCATTGGCGTAACGAAAGCGACTATTATTGCTAACGTAATCAATATTGTCCTTAATTATGTATTGATTCAAGGAATTTGGATTTTCCCTGAAATGGGCGTAAAAGGTTCTGCTTTAGCGAGTTTAATTGCCCGAGTTTTTATGGTAGTCTTTCTTTATTTTGTTTTAATGAAAGAGCCAAAAACAAGACAGTATCTCAAAGCATTTTCATTAAAAATACAGGTATTTTCAAAGAAAATGTTTGAAAAAATGGTAAGATTAGGCTTTCCAACTGCATTACAAATGTTTTTTGAGGTTACCGCTTTTGCAGGAGCAGCGTTTATCTGTGGATTAATTTCATCTCATGATATCGCTTCGCACCAGATTGCTTTAAGTATGGCATCATTCACCTTCAATTTATGTATTGGTTTCAGCGTGGCGTCAACAGTAATGATTGGTAGAAAATTGGGTGAACAAAATTTTGTAGAATTAAGAAAAATAGGAATCAACAACCTGAAAATAGCATTTCTTTTTATGTGTTTTTGTGGAGTTATATTCATCTTAGGACGAAATATTTTACCTACATTTTTCACAAAACCAGAAGAGGTGGAAGTAATTATGTTAGCTTCAAAATTAATGATTATTGCCGCTTTATTCCAGCTTTCTGATGGAATTCAGGTAACAGCTTTAGGAATGTTGAGAGGTTTACAGGACGTAAAAATCCCTTCAATCATTACATTTATTGCGTATTGGTTGATTACAATTCCTTTAGGATATTTCTTGTGTGTGACCATGGAAATGGGAGCTTTCGGAATGTGGATTGCCCTTGGATTAGGATTAACAATTTCAGCGATTATGCTGGTGAAACGTTTTCTCAACATGTCTGCAAGACGAATTAAAGGAAACAAAATATAA
- a CDS encoding sigma-54-dependent transcriptional regulator produces MQKILIVEDEKAISGVLHSILSDELTDYEFVIADDGLEGYKQIEKEDFALVISDIKMPKLSGTELLKQSLAIKPESTFIMISGHADIDSAVSCLKDGAYDFISKPIDINRLITSVKNALVKETLKKENKNLQTENKTLKKKVNKKYQMIGESVALKKIQDMIEKVAVSDARVLITGPNGAGKELVAHAIHNLSERSRGPMVEVNCAAIPSELIESELFGHVKGSFTGAIKDKQGKFEQANGGTIFLDEIGDMSLIAQAKVLRALQESKVSPVGSDKEIKVDVRVLAATNKNMQTEIEAGRFREDLYHRLSVIEIYVPPLDERKDDISLLVSHFSGLIADEHGTVLKKFDDSAIDALKALSWTGNIRELRNVVERLIILGGATVSEEDVASFVRK; encoded by the coding sequence ATGCAAAAAATCCTTATTGTAGAAGACGAAAAAGCAATCTCCGGAGTACTTCACAGTATCCTTTCGGATGAACTAACTGACTATGAATTTGTAATCGCCGATGATGGTTTGGAAGGCTACAAACAAATAGAAAAAGAAGATTTCGCATTAGTGATTTCAGACATTAAAATGCCAAAGCTTTCAGGAACTGAGCTTTTAAAGCAAAGTTTAGCGATTAAGCCTGAATCTACTTTTATTATGATTTCTGGCCACGCTGACATCGACTCTGCGGTTTCTTGTTTAAAGGATGGAGCATATGATTTTATTTCTAAGCCAATCGATATCAACCGATTGATAACAAGCGTGAAAAATGCTTTGGTTAAAGAAACATTAAAGAAAGAAAATAAAAATCTTCAGACCGAAAATAAAACCCTGAAAAAGAAAGTCAACAAAAAATACCAAATGATTGGTGAATCTGTTGCTTTAAAGAAAATTCAGGATATGATCGAAAAAGTAGCAGTCTCAGACGCTAGAGTTTTGATTACTGGACCCAACGGAGCAGGAAAAGAATTGGTAGCTCACGCCATTCACAATTTAAGTGAAAGATCGAGAGGACCCATGGTAGAAGTAAACTGTGCTGCAATACCTTCTGAATTAATTGAATCTGAACTTTTCGGACACGTAAAGGGCTCATTTACAGGAGCTATTAAAGACAAACAAGGAAAATTTGAGCAAGCTAACGGTGGAACTATTTTCTTAGACGAAATTGGTGACATGAGTCTTATTGCTCAGGCAAAAGTTTTGAGAGCATTGCAGGAAAGCAAAGTTTCTCCGGTAGGAAGCGATAAAGAAATCAAAGTTGATGTAAGAGTTTTGGCTGCAACCAACAAAAATATGCAGACAGAGATTGAAGCTGGAAGATTCAGAGAAGATTTGTATCACAGGCTTTCTGTGATTGAAATTTATGTACCGCCTTTGGATGAAAGAAAAGATGATATCAGTCTTTTGGTGAGCCATTTTTCGGGATTGATTGCTGATGAACACGGTACTGTATTGAAAAAATTTGATGATTCTGCGATTGACGCATTAAAAGCCCTTTCATGGACTGGAAACATCAGAGAACTGAGAAATGTTGTGGAAAGATTAATTATTCTTGGGGGAGCTACGGTTTCTGAAGAGGATGTTGCAAGTTTTGTAAGAAAATAA